Proteins from a genomic interval of Paenibacillus sp. FSL H8-0048:
- a CDS encoding type II secretion system protein: MFAQALRTRLGKAVKEEKGFTLIELLAVIVIMGIIAVIAIPMISGLINKTGEKADLATARQIYEASRMYITTEFDGKVENLSIDVIEGTGTKAGKGLQIENYLENPLVLPSNKHNIVSGTVNYSGGKLANGTNGYAIVIADGTGTSAVTRRYTAQQILESKL; encoded by the coding sequence TCGCACAGGCACTGAGAACGAGGTTAGGTAAAGCGGTAAAAGAGGAAAAAGGATTCACGCTGATTGAGTTGCTGGCGGTCATCGTAATTATGGGGATTATAGCAGTTATAGCTATTCCAATGATTAGCGGACTAATCAACAAAACAGGGGAGAAGGCTGATCTGGCTACAGCTCGGCAGATATATGAAGCCTCGCGTATGTATATTACAACTGAGTTTGATGGGAAAGTAGAGAATCTATCTATTGATGTTATAGAAGGAACTGGAACTAAAGCGGGTAAGGGACTTCAAATTGAAAATTATCTGGAAAATCCGCTAGTATTACCTAGTAATAAACATAATATCGTATCTGGTACAGTAAATTATTCTGGTGGAAAATTAGCGAATGGAACTAATGGGTATGCAATTGTTATAGCGGATGGTACAGGTACCAGCGCAGTGACTAGAAGGTATACTGCTCAACAAATCTTAGAATCAAAACTATAA
- the pilO gene encoding type 4a pilus biogenesis protein PilO, which translates to MEQINKYRSAIVLALLILFLILFGFYMFAIRPVNIDIAMQDSEFSLLEQEKGILTNKINELKSEEQGTDSSEDTLLAGIPHGDDSEALILALQRIGTSSHARLKDIGFSLIESNEISPWTGIKPEAADSLREIKMAAIVQGSYAEIKEWLKQLHDLPRILAVDSFSFQKPYEFPAPGKPGSILTANVSFTAYFEATAPKSDN; encoded by the coding sequence GTGGAACAAATTAATAAATACCGCTCAGCCATTGTGCTGGCATTGCTAATCCTGTTCCTGATTCTGTTTGGCTTCTACATGTTCGCCATACGCCCGGTAAATATCGATATAGCTATGCAAGATAGTGAGTTCTCCTTGCTGGAGCAGGAGAAGGGGATTCTTACAAATAAGATTAACGAGCTTAAGAGTGAAGAACAGGGAACAGATTCAAGTGAGGATACTCTACTGGCAGGAATTCCTCACGGAGATGACAGCGAAGCGCTAATCCTGGCCTTACAACGGATTGGAACCAGCTCACATGCCAGACTGAAGGATATCGGATTCTCGCTGATAGAATCTAATGAAATTAGCCCCTGGACCGGGATCAAGCCCGAGGCAGCGGACAGCTTAAGAGAGATCAAAATGGCTGCTATTGTACAAGGGAGTTATGCAGAGATTAAGGAATGGTTGAAGCAGCTTCATGACCTACCGCGAATCCTTGCTGTAGATTCTTTCTCCTTCCAAAAGCCTTACGAATTCCCGGCCCCGGGAAAACCGGGCAGTATCCTAACGGCTAATGTGTCTTTTACCGCGTACTTTGAAGCGACAGCACCTAAGTCTGATAATTAA
- a CDS encoding DL-endopeptidase inhibitor IseA family protein codes for MNKKWMIGSLALSLGLVSAGGGALAASPVASIEGVRTVAASALGKEGPATINNLTERSVVPLVVHAKKLYTYASRGGNTFNPQLFTYKTLEYRYLSSDLGTKQQLMSYIKKGFTHNAAAYYTQTQFLEHEGRMAQVNADLGNSLDFTKATARMVSKTAQTAVFELTVPAEGPTGSPEVVTVKLKKVNGYWRIDMSPATLF; via the coding sequence ATGAACAAAAAATGGATGATCGGTTCACTGGCATTATCACTGGGTCTTGTCTCTGCGGGGGGCGGAGCGCTTGCGGCTTCACCGGTGGCAAGCATTGAGGGCGTTAGAACGGTTGCGGCGTCTGCACTGGGCAAGGAAGGGCCGGCTACCATTAACAATCTCACGGAACGGAGCGTTGTTCCGCTGGTGGTTCATGCCAAGAAGCTATATACGTATGCCAGCCGGGGAGGCAATACATTCAATCCGCAGCTGTTCACTTATAAAACACTGGAGTACCGCTATCTGTCCAGTGATCTGGGCACGAAGCAGCAGCTGATGAGCTATATCAAGAAGGGATTCACGCATAATGCGGCGGCCTACTACACACAGACACAGTTCCTGGAGCATGAGGGCAGAATGGCGCAGGTCAATGCCGATCTGGGTAACTCGCTGGACTTCACTAAAGCCACTGCCCGGATGGTCTCCAAGACTGCACAGACCGCGGTGTTCGAGCTGACTGTACCTGCGGAAGGACCGACTGGATCTCCCGAGGTAGTAACGGTGAAGCTGAAGAAGGTGAACGGCTACTGGAGAATTGATATGTCGCCGGCTACTCTGTTCTAA
- a CDS encoding prepilin peptidase, translated as MTIIVASYITLIGLILGSFYNVVALRIPAGESLLRPPSHCPSCNTQLRSRDLIPVLSYVLNRGRCRYCGGRISPLYMLGEATTGLLFLWIYLQFGLTGKGIIGYLLVSLAVIVTVSDLKFMLIPDKVLLFFLPILATVVLLFPEGTLVSHLLGAAAGGGILLLLVLFGGMGMGDAKLMALLGMVLGFPNTILAFLLACVLGTVVGGTLLFTGRIQRKQHIPFGPWLAAGALLAFTYGSHLISGYLALIR; from the coding sequence ATGACGATTATTGTAGCCAGTTACATCACGCTGATCGGCCTGATTCTGGGCTCTTTTTATAATGTAGTAGCCTTACGTATACCAGCAGGTGAATCCCTGCTGCGGCCGCCTTCACACTGTCCAAGCTGCAACACACAGCTAAGATCAAGGGATCTGATTCCTGTACTAAGTTATGTGTTGAACAGAGGGAGATGCCGTTACTGCGGGGGCAGGATCTCACCCTTATATATGCTTGGTGAGGCGACGACAGGCTTGCTGTTTCTATGGATTTACCTTCAATTCGGTCTGACGGGCAAGGGGATTATTGGATACTTATTGGTAAGTCTAGCTGTTATTGTTACAGTGTCTGATCTTAAGTTTATGTTGATTCCCGACAAGGTATTGCTGTTTTTTCTCCCGATACTAGCTACAGTAGTACTGCTCTTTCCCGAGGGTACGCTAGTCTCTCATCTGCTGGGAGCAGCCGCAGGCGGCGGTATTCTGTTGTTGTTAGTCTTGTTCGGCGGCATGGGGATGGGGGATGCGAAGCTGATGGCATTGCTTGGTATGGTGCTGGGGTTCCCTAATACGATCCTGGCCTTTCTGCTTGCCTGTGTGTTAGGAACTGTGGTTGGAGGCACTTTGCTGTTTACCGGCAGAATCCAGCGCAAGCAACATATTCCCTTTGGCCCATGGCTGGCAGCAGGGGCGCTGCTTGCCTTCACATACGGCTCACATCTTATCAGCGGTTATCTTGCGCTCATTCGTTAG
- a CDS encoding VanW family protein: MKKIHAALIAGFGLMLAGSLAAGGLHLYGSQPTLPAITAIAGWEVGGMNIADVAAGMDARLQALEATPLMLKAKNNAGLQLTLKQAGVTYEAGDFLQALKTLTDGTLMERVQARRSWPGSWNMEIQLQTSQLKSLLNPEWEKEAFGVPVDAVRQITGDDRVVYTPGTSSYEVDWQALELAMQAAVPTRLAADGKLQDQQIQLEVPLAVKQPKITLQALKDQGIERKIVQFSTSLGASGPGRSFNVEAAAKAVNGTVLPPNAVFDYGKAIQKAQTEYGFREAPVIVNGKLQPGTGGGICQVSSTLYNAALRSGLEIVERRNHSLPVSYLPKGQDATFAEGYINFRFRNNTGKYLIIKSEVQGRTLTIKLFGTFPKNVTYSIESRTVEVLPPTDKYVSDASLPKGGTRVVLAGKTGYVVETYITRHVDGKAVERNLLSRDTYYAQKRVIAINRGGMSKSDQPESPRRQLVEDGVKVR, encoded by the coding sequence CGGCATGAACATCGCCGACGTAGCGGCCGGAATGGATGCAAGACTTCAGGCGCTGGAAGCTACTCCTCTCATGCTGAAGGCAAAAAACAACGCCGGTCTCCAGCTTACCCTTAAGCAGGCAGGTGTGACCTATGAAGCCGGGGATTTCCTCCAGGCGCTGAAGACACTGACGGACGGCACGCTGATGGAGCGGGTACAAGCCCGGCGCAGCTGGCCCGGCAGCTGGAATATGGAGATTCAGCTGCAGACTTCGCAGCTTAAGAGTCTCTTGAATCCCGAGTGGGAAAAAGAAGCCTTCGGCGTTCCCGTCGATGCGGTCCGGCAGATCACCGGAGATGACCGGGTCGTATATACGCCGGGCACCTCCTCCTACGAGGTGGACTGGCAGGCCCTGGAGCTTGCGATGCAGGCGGCGGTGCCTACCCGGCTGGCCGCTGACGGCAAGCTTCAAGATCAGCAGATTCAGCTGGAGGTTCCCCTTGCCGTCAAGCAGCCGAAGATCACGCTGCAGGCGCTTAAGGATCAGGGCATCGAACGCAAAATTGTCCAGTTCAGCACCTCCCTCGGGGCCAGCGGCCCCGGGCGCAGCTTCAATGTAGAGGCCGCCGCCAAAGCCGTGAACGGCACGGTGCTGCCGCCGAATGCGGTTTTTGATTACGGAAAAGCAATCCAGAAGGCCCAGACCGAATACGGCTTCCGCGAAGCCCCGGTCATCGTGAATGGCAAGCTCCAGCCCGGCACGGGCGGGGGGATCTGCCAGGTCTCCAGCACCCTGTATAATGCCGCGCTGCGCTCGGGGCTTGAGATCGTAGAACGGCGCAACCACTCGCTTCCGGTCAGCTATCTGCCCAAGGGGCAGGACGCCACTTTTGCCGAGGGATATATTAATTTCCGCTTCCGCAACAACACCGGCAAATATCTGATCATCAAATCCGAAGTCCAAGGGCGCACGCTGACCATCAAGCTGTTCGGCACGTTCCCGAAGAACGTCACCTATTCGATTGAATCCAGAACCGTAGAAGTGCTGCCTCCCACAGATAAATATGTGAGCGATGCCTCGCTCCCCAAGGGCGGAACCCGGGTCGTGCTTGCCGGTAAAACCGGCTATGTAGTTGAAACTTACATTACCCGCCATGTGGATGGAAAAGCGGTAGAAAGAAATCTGCTCTCCCGCGATACCTATTACGCCCAGAAACGTGTCATCGCCATCAACCGCGGCGGGATGAGCAAATCCGATCAGCCCGAATCCCCGCGCAGACAGCTTGTCGAGGATGGAGTGAAGGTGCGGTAA
- the pilM gene encoding pilus assembly protein PilM has translation MIGLRHRAAGISIEQTGIRYISFKANKQIHKKRFIPLLPGMIVENQIADREALLDRLKQWVKQKGMRGSAVDVSIPPSQIIVRKMMIPSTGEKQIEQLVKLEVETGLHLPFENPVYDYVITEQDENQSQLIIIAAPRKVVQDYVNVLEDAGLRVRTVEVTATALARSIVAGYGHEFSETMLIHLEQSLLDIYMFRSGHPVFMRTIDLIDLSLDKPLNLQENMPFLAEAEVAAASQEHLSTEQVVEITAEISRMLSFYQYSLHDGSTRISEILITGSPEMRVQLQKELQAALPEMAIAPIAVDQFSQGAKPDSTLNDYRAAAGAALRDSEIRSINLLPREDRETIIFPYIAISLAAIWILGVVGSGVLYATVQGQYAERGEQILAYQDQNAMLQAELAGLNGRNSSGGGLDRAVIIEAMSASRADAAAVLDELEASLPYGGVIRDIKYSYHSEIILSVNFTAMEHSTVYLTALRQMFFSKGASIQKLTEGTEKSGNSAVKYTAVFRVNMAPVVEQSAQAQSPAEGGEDSSGTN, from the coding sequence ATGATTGGACTAAGGCACAGAGCAGCAGGGATCTCCATTGAGCAGACTGGAATCCGCTATATAAGTTTCAAAGCCAACAAGCAAATTCATAAAAAGCGCTTCATCCCCCTGCTTCCCGGGATGATTGTAGAGAATCAGATTGCGGATAGGGAGGCTCTGCTGGACCGGTTGAAGCAATGGGTCAAACAAAAGGGGATGCGTGGCAGCGCCGTTGATGTTTCGATCCCTCCATCGCAAATAATTGTCCGCAAGATGATGATTCCGAGTACGGGCGAGAAGCAGATCGAACAGCTTGTGAAGCTGGAGGTTGAAACCGGGCTGCATCTTCCGTTTGAGAACCCGGTGTATGATTATGTAATTACCGAACAGGATGAGAACCAGAGCCAGTTGATTATTATTGCTGCACCGCGTAAGGTAGTTCAGGATTATGTGAATGTTCTGGAGGATGCAGGGTTGCGGGTGAGGACGGTAGAAGTAACAGCCACTGCGCTTGCCCGAAGTATTGTAGCGGGGTATGGACATGAGTTCAGTGAGACGATGCTGATTCACCTGGAACAGTCTTTGCTGGATATCTATATGTTCCGTAGTGGTCATCCTGTATTCATGAGAACCATTGATCTGATCGATCTGTCGCTTGATAAGCCCTTGAATCTGCAAGAGAACATGCCGTTTCTTGCTGAAGCGGAGGTGGCAGCTGCGTCACAGGAACACCTCTCTACGGAACAGGTTGTCGAAATTACAGCCGAGATTTCCCGGATGCTCAGCTTCTATCAATACAGTCTGCATGACGGCTCGACGCGAATCTCAGAGATTCTGATTACCGGTTCTCCAGAGATGCGTGTACAGTTACAGAAGGAGCTTCAAGCTGCGCTTCCAGAGATGGCTATTGCTCCTATTGCCGTTGACCAATTCTCACAAGGCGCGAAGCCGGACAGCACTCTTAATGATTACAGAGCCGCTGCCGGAGCAGCTCTGCGTGACAGTGAGATACGAAGCATTAACCTGCTGCCCCGCGAAGACCGTGAGACGATTATATTTCCTTATATCGCTATCTCTTTAGCAGCAATATGGATTCTGGGTGTGGTCGGATCGGGCGTATTGTATGCAACTGTTCAAGGACAATATGCAGAGCGGGGCGAACAGATATTGGCTTATCAGGATCAGAATGCAATGCTCCAAGCGGAGTTAGCCGGACTTAACGGCCGTAACTCATCAGGCGGCGGGCTTGACCGTGCGGTTATCATTGAAGCCATGTCTGCCAGCCGTGCAGATGCTGCTGCTGTTCTGGATGAATTAGAGGCAAGTCTTCCTTATGGCGGAGTCATCAGAGATATTAAATACTCGTACCATAGTGAGATTATCTTGTCGGTCAATTTCACGGCAATGGAGCACAGTACAGTCTACTTAACTGCATTACGTCAGATGTTCTTTTCCAAGGGGGCTTCCATTCAGAAGCTGACAGAAGGCACTGAGAAATCTGGTAACTCTGCTGTTAAATATACTGCAGTCTTCAGGGTGAACATGGCACCTGTAGTGGAGCAGAGTGCTCAGGCCCAGAGTCCGGCGGAAGGAGGGGAGGACAGCAGTGGAACAAATTAA